The proteins below come from a single Microbacterium sp. SLBN-154 genomic window:
- a CDS encoding thiamine pyrophosphate-binding protein, producing the protein MPTVSAHVAHTLARHIEHVFGVMGNGNAYVLDALERDTGAAFTAVRHEAGAVVAADAYHRASGRLAAATATYGAGFTNTLTALAEAAQARVPLVLVVGDAPTSGPRAWDVDQIALAAGVGVRTYTVGRADAAATTAIAIEHALTYRVPTVLAIPYDVVALEAGPVPDAPTPRLPQRQAPATDFSRAAVSDIAAALRGAERPLLLAGRGAWISGAGEALGALADATGAITASSSLARGVFPRGEYDLGVTGGFGAEGAMELVREADVAVVFGASLNQFTMRFGDLFAPTTRVFQVDLAPTATHPHVGGYVRADAAVVAEDLVAELTRLGTSPSGWRESVDLAPLRRYDEGDGVARDGRLDPRTVAARIGRLLPDDRIVVSDGGHFIGWANMYWPVASPDRMMMVGTAFQSIGLGWPSVPGAALAHPEATVVLTTGDGGGLMALADLESAVRVAAGRGLAVVWNDAAYGAEINLYGLKGLAREPMLIPQVDFAALASGVGAEGVVVETLDDLDRLASWAATPAVDRRFLVLDCRISGGVIAPYQEEILRVNGVTLPRHVGSALL; encoded by the coding sequence ATGCCCACCGTCTCCGCGCACGTCGCCCACACCCTCGCCCGCCACATCGAGCACGTCTTCGGCGTGATGGGCAACGGAAACGCCTACGTCCTCGACGCGCTCGAGCGCGACACCGGTGCGGCGTTCACCGCCGTTCGCCACGAAGCGGGCGCCGTCGTCGCCGCTGATGCCTATCACCGCGCGTCCGGTCGCCTGGCGGCGGCCACCGCGACCTACGGCGCGGGCTTCACCAACACCCTGACCGCCCTCGCCGAGGCGGCACAGGCGCGCGTCCCGCTCGTGCTCGTCGTCGGCGACGCCCCCACCTCGGGTCCTCGGGCGTGGGATGTCGATCAGATCGCGCTGGCGGCCGGTGTGGGAGTCCGCACCTACACCGTCGGTCGCGCCGATGCCGCGGCGACCACCGCCATCGCGATCGAGCATGCCCTGACCTATCGCGTGCCGACGGTGCTGGCGATCCCCTACGACGTCGTCGCGCTGGAGGCGGGCCCCGTGCCCGACGCGCCCACGCCGCGGCTGCCGCAGCGGCAGGCCCCGGCGACCGACTTCTCCCGCGCCGCGGTCAGTGACATCGCCGCAGCGCTCCGGGGCGCCGAGCGTCCTCTCCTCCTTGCCGGGCGCGGGGCGTGGATCTCCGGCGCCGGTGAGGCACTGGGCGCCCTGGCCGATGCGACCGGGGCGATCACTGCAAGCTCGTCACTGGCCCGCGGGGTCTTCCCCCGCGGCGAGTACGACCTCGGCGTGACCGGCGGCTTCGGCGCCGAGGGTGCGATGGAGCTCGTACGCGAGGCCGACGTGGCCGTGGTCTTCGGCGCCTCGCTCAACCAGTTCACGATGCGGTTCGGCGACCTGTTCGCTCCCACCACGCGGGTCTTCCAGGTCGACCTCGCACCGACGGCCACGCATCCGCACGTCGGCGGGTACGTCCGTGCAGATGCGGCGGTCGTCGCCGAGGACCTCGTGGCAGAGCTGACCCGCCTCGGGACTTCTCCGAGCGGGTGGCGGGAGTCGGTCGATCTCGCACCCCTTCGCCGGTACGACGAGGGCGACGGCGTGGCCCGCGATGGCCGACTCGACCCGCGGACGGTCGCTGCGCGGATCGGCCGGCTCCTCCCGGACGACCGGATCGTGGTCTCCGACGGCGGGCACTTCATCGGCTGGGCGAACATGTACTGGCCGGTCGCCTCCCCCGACCGGATGATGATGGTCGGCACCGCTTTCCAGTCGATCGGCCTGGGGTGGCCGTCCGTGCCGGGCGCTGCGCTCGCGCATCCGGAGGCGACCGTCGTCCTCACCACCGGCGATGGGGGCGGGCTGATGGCCCTCGCCGATCTCGAGTCGGCGGTGCGCGTCGCGGCCGGGCGGGGGCTCGCGGTCGTCTGGAACGACGCCGCCTATGGGGCCGAGATCAATCTGTACGGACTGAAGGGGCTCGCGCGGGAGCCGATGCTCATTCCGCAGGTGGATTTCGCCGCCCTCGCCTCGGGCGTCGGTGCCGAGGGAGTCGTCGTCGAGACGCTCGACGACCTCGACCGCCTCGCCTCGTGGGCCGCGACACCCGCGGTCGACCGCCGTTTCCTCGTGCTCGACTGCCGGATCTCGGGCGGCGTCATCGCGCCCTATCAGGAGGAGATCCTGCGGGTCAACGGCGTGACCCTCCCCCGGCACGTGGGGTCGGCATTACTCTGA
- a CDS encoding DEAD/DEAH box helicase, which produces MTFSDLGLGESVLAALRDVGYETPSAIQAATIPTLLAGRDVVGLAQTGTGKTAAFALPILDRLDLSQKTPQALVLAPTRELALQVCEAFEKYASHRRGLHVLPVYGGQGYGVQLSALRRGVHVIVGTPGRIMDHLDKGTLDLTELKYLVLDEADEMLKMGFAEDVETILADTPATKQVALFSATMPAAIRRISQQYLHDPEEITIKTKTTTSSTITQRYLIVSFSQKMDALTRILETENFDGMIVFGRTKSVTEEIAEKLRARGYSAAAINGDVAQPVREKTINQLKAGKLDILVATDVAARGLDVERISHVVNFDIPTDTESYVHRIGRTGRAGRSGDAISFVTPRERGLVRAIERATRHPLTEIPLPSVDEVNVTRLARFDDSITAALAETERIDRFRDIVAHYVRHHDVPEVDVAAALAVVAQGESPLLLEPDPEPRRDRGDRGERPGRFDRDRDAGERRSRPAREGLATYRIAVGKRHRVEPRQIVGALANEGGLKRDDFGAIQIRPDFSLVELPADLSRDTLDRLESTRISGRLIELRLDTGGPGRRTRRDDEKPRRTPRS; this is translated from the coding sequence ATGACTTTCTCCGACCTGGGGCTGGGTGAATCCGTGCTCGCGGCGCTGCGCGACGTCGGGTACGAGACGCCGTCGGCGATCCAGGCGGCGACGATCCCGACTCTCCTCGCCGGTCGCGACGTCGTCGGCCTCGCGCAGACCGGAACGGGCAAGACGGCGGCATTCGCGCTGCCGATCCTCGATCGACTCGACCTCTCCCAAAAGACACCGCAGGCGCTGGTGCTGGCTCCGACACGCGAGCTGGCGCTCCAGGTGTGCGAGGCGTTCGAGAAGTACGCATCCCACCGGCGCGGGCTGCACGTGCTGCCCGTTTACGGCGGCCAAGGCTACGGCGTCCAGCTCTCAGCCCTCCGCCGGGGAGTGCACGTCATCGTCGGAACGCCCGGACGCATCATGGACCACCTCGACAAGGGGACGCTCGACCTCACCGAGCTGAAGTATCTGGTGCTCGACGAGGCCGACGAGATGCTGAAGATGGGCTTCGCCGAGGACGTCGAGACGATCCTCGCCGACACTCCCGCCACCAAGCAGGTCGCGCTCTTCTCGGCGACGATGCCTGCGGCCATCCGGCGCATCTCGCAGCAGTACCTGCATGACCCCGAAGAGATCACGATCAAGACCAAGACGACCACGTCGTCGACGATCACCCAGCGCTACCTCATCGTGTCGTTCTCTCAGAAGATGGATGCGCTCACCCGCATCCTCGAAACCGAGAACTTCGACGGCATGATCGTCTTCGGTCGCACCAAGAGCGTGACGGAGGAGATCGCCGAGAAGCTGCGCGCACGCGGCTACTCCGCCGCCGCGATCAACGGCGACGTCGCCCAGCCCGTGCGCGAGAAGACGATCAATCAACTCAAGGCGGGCAAGCTCGACATCCTCGTCGCGACCGATGTCGCCGCCCGCGGACTCGATGTCGAGCGCATCTCGCACGTGGTGAACTTCGACATCCCCACCGACACCGAGTCGTACGTGCATCGGATCGGCCGCACCGGGCGGGCCGGACGGTCAGGCGACGCGATCAGCTTCGTCACGCCGCGCGAGCGTGGGCTCGTCCGTGCGATCGAGCGCGCCACGCGTCATCCGCTCACCGAGATCCCTCTGCCGAGCGTCGACGAGGTCAACGTCACGCGACTCGCGCGCTTCGACGACAGCATCACCGCAGCCCTCGCCGAGACGGAGCGCATCGACCGCTTCCGCGACATCGTCGCGCACTACGTCCGTCATCACGACGTTCCCGAAGTCGATGTCGCGGCCGCCCTCGCCGTGGTCGCGCAGGGCGAATCGCCGCTTCTGCTCGAGCCCGATCCCGAGCCGCGCCGCGACCGCGGCGACCGCGGCGAACGCCCGGGCCGCTTCGACCGCGATCGCGACGCCGGCGAGCGGCGTTCTCGTCCTGCGCGGGAGGGGTTGGCGACGTATCGCATCGCCGTCGGCAAACGCCATCGTGTCGAGCCGCGTCAGATCGTCGGAGCGCTCGCCAACGAGGGCGGCCTCAAACGCGACGACTTCGGGGCGATCCAGATCCGGCCGGACTTCTCGCTCGTCGAGCTCCCCGCCGACCTGTCTCGCGACACGCTCGACCGGCTTGAGAGCACCCGCATCTCGGGACGGCTCATCGAGCTGCGGCTCGACACGGGTGGCCCGGGGCGCCGGACGCGTCGCGACGACGAGAAGCCCCGTCGCACGCCGCGCAGCTGA
- a CDS encoding cation-translocating P-type ATPase: MIIVVLNGVFAFAQEHRADRSAERLRALLPASARVVRDGAPTDVAVATLVPGDLVVFTAGDRVGADLEVLTGEGLRVDESMISGESVPVARAPGDRLRGGTFVVEGEASAIVVATGARTELAGISRLAESASRPQSPLTVQLNRVVRVIAVIAAVTGLGLGAASILLGLQLTEAFIFAVGVAVALVPEGLLPTVTLSLARGAESMAERRALVRRLDAVETFGATTFICTDKTGTLTQNRMNVVEVVTPDGAVTVTGDGYTPDAEFVGSAAARASLVGVAEAARRCVSGRVAQREGEWVAVGDPMEAALHCLALRAHVAETSEGERLPYTADRMISSSLDGGTVSTLGAPEAVFARCAFVPAGMAEALHRLTGEGRRVLAVATLQWETPLTVEAERGMQLLGLVALEDPPRDGVEEALLACRDAGIRIAMITGDHPRTGAAIAREVGLLGPDGVVFDGPSLPPTDAALADAIDHPGGVVVARATPADKLRIARALRTHGHVVAMTGDGVNDAPALREADVGVAMGASGSDVAREAADLVLLDDHFATIVTAIELGRATFANVRRFLTYHLTDNVAELTPLVVWALTGGDVPLAIGVLQVLALDIGSDMLPALALGAEPARKDSMQGRRRRAIVDRALLTRAFLILGPWEALVAMGAFVAVLILGGWSWGSPPSVDLLASASGTAFAAIALGQMANAFACRSTTRPVWRLRARTNPLVLWAVAAQAVLLVLFLAVPALAELLGGGWPDGIGWAAASLAVPAVILGDAASKAVRRRRRRTT; this comes from the coding sequence GTGATCATCGTGGTGCTCAACGGTGTCTTCGCGTTCGCACAGGAGCATCGCGCCGACCGCTCTGCGGAACGGCTCCGGGCGCTTCTGCCCGCATCCGCACGCGTGGTGCGCGACGGTGCGCCGACCGACGTCGCCGTAGCGACATTGGTGCCCGGCGATCTGGTCGTCTTCACGGCGGGCGACAGGGTGGGCGCCGATCTGGAGGTGCTCACCGGCGAAGGTCTCCGAGTCGATGAGTCGATGATCTCGGGCGAGAGCGTTCCGGTCGCGCGCGCACCGGGTGATCGGCTGCGGGGTGGCACGTTCGTGGTCGAGGGTGAGGCGTCGGCCATCGTGGTCGCCACCGGTGCGCGCACGGAGCTGGCAGGAATCAGCCGGCTTGCCGAGTCGGCGAGTCGGCCGCAGAGTCCGTTGACCGTGCAGCTGAATCGGGTGGTGCGCGTGATCGCGGTGATCGCCGCCGTGACCGGGCTAGGGCTCGGTGCCGCCTCGATCCTCCTCGGACTTCAGCTCACCGAGGCGTTCATCTTCGCCGTCGGGGTGGCCGTCGCGCTGGTTCCCGAGGGGCTGCTTCCCACTGTCACGCTTTCGCTGGCACGCGGCGCGGAGTCGATGGCCGAACGGCGGGCGCTCGTCCGGCGGCTCGACGCGGTTGAGACTTTCGGGGCGACGACCTTCATCTGCACCGACAAGACCGGAACGCTCACGCAGAACCGCATGAACGTCGTCGAGGTCGTGACGCCGGACGGCGCCGTCACGGTGACCGGCGACGGGTACACCCCCGACGCGGAGTTCGTCGGCAGCGCCGCGGCCCGCGCCTCGCTCGTGGGCGTCGCCGAGGCTGCGCGGCGGTGCGTCAGCGGCCGGGTCGCGCAGCGCGAAGGCGAATGGGTTGCCGTGGGTGATCCGATGGAGGCCGCGCTGCACTGCCTCGCGCTGCGCGCGCACGTTGCCGAGACGTCGGAAGGGGAGCGGCTGCCCTACACCGCCGACCGGATGATCAGCTCGTCACTCGACGGAGGCACGGTATCGACGCTCGGCGCTCCTGAGGCTGTCTTCGCGCGCTGCGCATTCGTTCCCGCCGGCATGGCGGAAGCCCTCCATCGCCTCACCGGCGAGGGGCGCCGCGTGCTGGCCGTCGCGACGCTGCAGTGGGAGACGCCGCTCACAGTCGAGGCGGAGAGGGGGATGCAGCTGCTCGGCCTCGTGGCATTGGAAGACCCACCTCGCGACGGCGTCGAGGAGGCGCTGCTCGCCTGTCGCGACGCGGGCATCCGTATCGCGATGATCACCGGCGACCACCCGCGCACCGGCGCGGCGATCGCGCGGGAAGTCGGGCTGCTGGGGCCGGACGGCGTGGTGTTCGACGGCCCCTCCCTCCCACCGACGGACGCGGCGCTCGCCGATGCCATCGATCACCCCGGCGGCGTGGTCGTGGCCCGCGCGACGCCGGCAGACAAGCTTCGGATCGCGCGGGCCCTGCGCACCCACGGGCATGTCGTGGCGATGACCGGTGACGGCGTCAACGATGCTCCGGCGCTTCGCGAGGCAGACGTCGGGGTCGCGATGGGCGCGTCGGGAAGCGACGTCGCCCGCGAAGCGGCCGACCTCGTGCTGCTGGACGACCATTTCGCCACGATCGTCACAGCCATCGAGCTCGGACGTGCGACCTTCGCGAACGTGCGGCGCTTCCTCACCTACCACCTCACGGACAACGTCGCAGAGCTCACGCCCCTCGTCGTCTGGGCGCTGACCGGGGGGGACGTGCCTCTGGCGATCGGCGTGCTGCAGGTGCTCGCGCTCGACATCGGCAGTGACATGCTCCCCGCTCTCGCGCTCGGAGCCGAGCCGGCCCGCAAGGACTCGATGCAGGGTCGCCGTCGGCGGGCGATCGTCGACCGCGCCCTGCTGACGCGCGCGTTCCTCATCCTCGGCCCCTGGGAGGCGTTGGTCGCGATGGGAGCGTTCGTCGCCGTGCTCATCCTCGGCGGATGGAGCTGGGGATCACCGCCCTCCGTCGACCTCCTCGCCTCCGCATCGGGAACCGCGTTCGCAGCGATCGCGCTCGGACAGATGGCGAACGCCTTCGCCTGCCGCAGCACCACACGACCGGTGTGGCGCCTGCGCGCTCGGACGAACCCCCTGGTGTTGTGGGCCGTGGCAGCCCAGGCGGTGCTCCTCGTGCTCTTTCTTGCCGTCCCGGCGCTTGCGGAGCTCCTCGGTGGCGGGTGGCCGGACGGCATCGGCTGGGCGGCGGCCTCCCTCGCAGTCCCGGCCGTGATCCTGGGGGACGCGGCGTCCAAAGCCGTTCGGCGCCGCAGGCGCAGAACGACGTGA
- a CDS encoding cation-transporting P-type ATPase: MSSEAGLSGVEAASRLARVGPNLVPRPRRVPVWRQLARQFTHLLAVLL; encoded by the coding sequence GTGTCATCGGAAGCCGGACTGAGCGGGGTCGAAGCCGCATCGCGCCTCGCGCGGGTCGGCCCCAATCTGGTGCCGCGACCACGCCGCGTGCCCGTCTGGCGTCAGCTCGCACGGCAGTTCACGCACCTGCTCGCTGTGCTGCTGTGA
- a CDS encoding Gfo/Idh/MocA family protein, with the protein MPASEGARYAPAPIPRPVISEGGFVFAAAHLDHGHIYGMTEGLLGAGATLKWVFDPDPAKVAAFVERFPQVQVARSEEEILADAVVHLVAGAAVTSERAALGLRTMAAGKDYFTDKAPLTTFEQLADVREATARTGQKYAVYYSERIHVEAAVLAGQLIERGAIGRVLQVIGLGPHRIGDPATRPAWFFEKEKYGGILCDIGSHNFEQILHYTGATDADIVSSSIANYAHPEFPELDDYGDAHVVTDTGATGFVRVDWFTPDGLSTWGDGRTILLGTDGYIELRKYTNIATDDGPGQLFLVDSDGEHRINATGTVGYPFFGELILDCLRRTETAMTQAHALKAAELSLQAQARARVLS; encoded by the coding sequence ATGCCAGCATCTGAAGGCGCGCGCTACGCGCCCGCCCCCATTCCCCGGCCCGTCATCAGTGAGGGGGGGTTCGTCTTCGCGGCGGCTCACCTCGATCACGGCCACATCTACGGAATGACCGAGGGCCTCCTGGGCGCAGGCGCCACACTCAAGTGGGTCTTCGATCCTGACCCGGCTAAGGTCGCGGCCTTCGTCGAGCGCTTCCCTCAGGTGCAGGTCGCGCGCTCAGAGGAGGAGATCCTCGCCGACGCCGTCGTGCATCTCGTGGCGGGCGCTGCCGTGACCTCCGAACGCGCCGCGCTCGGATTGCGGACGATGGCTGCCGGAAAGGACTATTTCACCGACAAGGCGCCGCTGACCACGTTCGAGCAGCTCGCGGACGTCCGCGAGGCCACCGCCCGAACCGGTCAGAAGTACGCCGTGTACTACTCCGAGCGCATCCATGTGGAGGCGGCGGTGCTGGCGGGGCAGCTGATCGAGCGTGGCGCCATCGGCCGGGTTCTGCAGGTGATCGGTCTCGGTCCCCACCGCATAGGCGACCCTGCCACGCGGCCGGCGTGGTTCTTCGAGAAGGAGAAGTACGGCGGGATCCTCTGCGATATCGGCAGTCACAACTTCGAGCAGATCCTCCACTACACCGGTGCGACCGATGCAGACATCGTCAGCTCATCGATCGCCAACTACGCGCATCCCGAGTTTCCTGAGCTGGATGACTACGGCGACGCCCACGTGGTGACCGACACGGGCGCGACCGGTTTCGTGCGCGTCGACTGGTTCACTCCGGACGGATTGAGCACGTGGGGCGATGGCCGCACGATCCTCCTCGGCACCGACGGGTACATCGAGCTTCGCAAGTACACCAACATCGCCACGGACGACGGCCCGGGTCAGCTCTTTCTGGTGGACAGCGACGGGGAGCACCGGATCAACGCGACCGGCACCGTCGGTTATCCGTTCTTCGGTGAGCTGATCCTCGACTGCCTTCGGCGGACCGAGACGGCAATGACCCAGGCGCACGCGCTGAAGGCGGCCGAGCTCAGCCTGCAAGCGCAGGCGCGAGCTCGAGTCCTTTCATAA
- a CDS encoding Gfo/Idh/MocA family protein has protein sequence MLRIGIIGVGNIADEHIRGYLTFPDRCEIVALADLSQDKSEQKRIAFGLENAVAYRDAAHLLSEADVDLVSIASPPSSHAELSIAALRAGIHVIVEKPMAPSLEECDAMLTAQRESGRLLSVVAQNRFRDDLMILKEVLDSGLVGSISHVRIDSAWWRGLPYYDLWWRGTWESEGGGPTLNHAIHHIDLSLWLLGRPDAVVSMITNVQHGNAEVEDLSVAILRYGKALAQLTSSVVHHGERQEIVIQGERAQIAQPWSVSAETAQPNGFPARGGDQDVVTAIERLVAAHEPLAYVGHTGQIADVLDAVVSGRPPAIEGQDGRNAVELVTAIYESGIERSVVDLPLLSEDPYYFSGSLVERAPRFHRKRESVRDQVGSIVVGATSA, from the coding sequence ATGCTCAGAATCGGAATCATCGGGGTCGGCAACATCGCCGACGAGCACATCCGCGGCTACCTCACGTTCCCGGATCGGTGCGAAATCGTCGCCCTCGCAGACCTCTCGCAGGACAAGAGCGAGCAGAAGCGCATCGCGTTCGGTCTCGAGAACGCCGTCGCCTACCGCGATGCGGCTCATCTGCTGTCGGAGGCGGATGTCGACCTCGTCAGCATTGCATCGCCGCCGAGCAGTCATGCCGAACTCTCGATCGCCGCGCTCCGCGCGGGCATTCACGTGATCGTCGAGAAGCCGATGGCGCCGTCGCTCGAAGAGTGCGACGCGATGCTGACCGCCCAGCGGGAATCGGGTCGGCTCTTGTCCGTCGTCGCGCAGAACCGGTTCCGTGACGATCTGATGATTCTCAAGGAGGTCTTGGACTCAGGCCTCGTGGGCTCGATCTCTCACGTGCGCATCGACTCCGCGTGGTGGCGGGGGCTTCCGTACTACGACCTCTGGTGGCGCGGGACGTGGGAGTCGGAAGGGGGCGGACCCACCCTCAATCACGCGATTCATCACATCGATCTCAGCCTGTGGCTGCTGGGTCGTCCCGATGCGGTGGTGTCGATGATCACGAACGTGCAGCACGGCAACGCCGAGGTGGAGGACCTCTCCGTCGCCATCCTCCGCTATGGAAAGGCTCTCGCCCAGCTGACGAGCTCAGTCGTCCATCATGGCGAGCGACAGGAGATCGTCATTCAGGGCGAGCGTGCTCAGATCGCGCAGCCGTGGAGCGTGAGCGCCGAAACAGCACAACCCAATGGATTCCCCGCGCGAGGCGGCGACCAGGATGTCGTGACCGCGATCGAACGCCTCGTGGCAGCTCACGAGCCTCTCGCATACGTGGGGCACACGGGCCAGATCGCGGACGTCCTCGATGCGGTCGTCAGCGGCCGGCCGCCCGCGATCGAGGGTCAAGACGGGCGCAACGCCGTCGAGCTGGTCACCGCGATCTACGAATCGGGTATCGAACGGTCGGTCGTGGACCTGCCGTTGCTCTCGGAGGATCCCTACTACTTCAGCGGGTCCCTCGTCGAGCGCGCTCCCCGCTTCCACCGCAAGCGCGAGTCCGTCCGCGACCAGGTCGGCTCGATCGTCGTCGGCGCCACCAGCGCGTGA
- a CDS encoding ABC transporter substrate-binding protein, which translates to MKPPVRKAVAIAGAAALVITLAGCGTAGGAGGEAELSDEPVTLRMAWWGGDGRHERTQQVIDLFEEEYPNITVEPEFSDWSGYWEKLATSTAGNNSPDVMQMDQLYLASYADRGTLADLGSLDVDMSGMEDSVRDSGLYEGTSYAAPISTSMTAMLVNTDLLEQIGVPLPENADSWTWEEYRDWGAAVTAASPAGTYGASIPFTEYQLQLFVRQHGEELFDEDGVAVSPEVLSMWFQNSLELSESGASAPASVWAESAGLPLDQTPMAVGAVASFPNTATLVSAYSGASGANIELLPLPRTEDGVEDFEYSKPGMYWSISSQSEHPAEAAALVDFFINNEEAAEVLGAERGLPATTNALDAIFDQLSPEEQSVVSYSESREPFIGSAPDIVPNGASNIQDVLQRYQQEVLFGQTSPDDAAAAMIAELQQAIDAA; encoded by the coding sequence ATGAAGCCACCGGTCAGAAAGGCTGTCGCCATCGCCGGCGCAGCTGCGCTCGTCATCACCCTTGCCGGATGCGGCACAGCCGGCGGCGCAGGCGGTGAAGCGGAACTGAGCGACGAGCCCGTAACCCTGCGCATGGCCTGGTGGGGTGGCGACGGCCGACACGAACGCACGCAACAGGTCATCGACCTGTTCGAGGAGGAATACCCCAACATCACGGTGGAACCGGAGTTCTCCGACTGGAGCGGGTACTGGGAGAAGCTCGCGACCTCGACCGCGGGCAACAACTCTCCCGACGTGATGCAGATGGACCAGCTCTACCTCGCCTCATATGCCGACCGCGGAACGCTGGCAGATCTGGGGAGTCTCGACGTCGACATGAGCGGGATGGAGGACAGCGTCCGCGACTCCGGCCTGTACGAGGGCACGTCGTATGCCGCACCGATCTCGACCAGCATGACGGCGATGCTGGTGAACACCGACCTGCTGGAGCAGATCGGGGTGCCGCTCCCCGAGAACGCCGATTCGTGGACGTGGGAGGAGTACCGCGATTGGGGTGCCGCGGTCACTGCAGCCTCCCCGGCCGGCACGTACGGAGCGTCCATCCCGTTCACGGAGTATCAGCTCCAGCTGTTCGTCCGGCAGCACGGCGAAGAGCTCTTCGATGAGGACGGCGTCGCCGTCTCACCGGAGGTGCTGTCCATGTGGTTCCAGAATTCTCTCGAGCTGTCCGAGTCGGGCGCCTCCGCACCTGCCTCCGTGTGGGCGGAATCGGCCGGACTGCCGCTGGACCAGACGCCGATGGCTGTGGGCGCCGTGGCATCCTTCCCCAACACCGCCACGCTGGTATCTGCGTATTCCGGTGCGTCGGGCGCGAACATCGAGCTTCTTCCCCTTCCCCGCACGGAGGATGGAGTGGAGGACTTCGAGTACTCCAAGCCGGGCATGTACTGGTCGATCTCCTCGCAGTCCGAGCATCCCGCGGAAGCAGCCGCGTTGGTCGACTTCTTCATCAACAACGAAGAGGCCGCGGAGGTCCTCGGCGCGGAGCGCGGACTGCCTGCGACCACCAATGCCCTCGACGCCATCTTCGACCAGCTCTCGCCGGAGGAGCAGTCCGTCGTCTCGTACTCCGAGTCACGGGAGCCCTTCATCGGGTCAGCTCCCGACATCGTTCCCAACGGTGCGTCGAACATCCAGGACGTCTTGCAGCGGTACCAGCAAGAAGTGCTGTTCGGGCAAACATCGCCCGATGATGCGGCGGCGGCGATGATCGCCGAGCTCCAGCAGGCCATCGACGCGGCATGA
- a CDS encoding carbohydrate ABC transporter permease, translating to MTIEDFAAETARASTSKGESVDTTTLHTRYRPRSRTRWASLLRHALMIIVVIISLYPILWMVVSSLRPDGQIFGNPSLLLTTFEWENYAYGWTALGTPFGQYLLNSAIIVAGSILGNLITCSLAAYAFARLRFRLQRTAFVYMLITLMLPIHVVIVPQYVLWAQVGLTDSFWPLIAPKFLATDAFFIFLMIQFMRGLPRELDEAARIDGAGHFRIFFQIVLPLMVPALATTAIFTFIWVWNDFFSQLIFLTSPDNYTVPIALRAFVDAQSSTSFGAMFAMSVVAIVPLVLIFAFGQRFLIKGIATTGLK from the coding sequence ATGACGATTGAGGATTTCGCCGCCGAAACGGCGCGCGCATCGACATCCAAGGGTGAGAGCGTCGACACCACGACCCTCCACACCAGGTACCGTCCCCGCAGTCGAACGAGATGGGCTTCGCTCCTCCGTCACGCGCTGATGATCATCGTCGTCATCATCTCGCTCTACCCGATCCTCTGGATGGTCGTCAGTTCGCTACGCCCGGACGGACAGATCTTCGGCAACCCGTCTTTGCTTCTGACGACGTTCGAGTGGGAGAACTACGCATACGGATGGACCGCGCTGGGTACGCCGTTCGGCCAATACCTGCTCAACTCCGCGATCATCGTCGCCGGCTCCATCCTGGGCAACCTCATCACGTGCTCGCTCGCCGCCTATGCCTTCGCGCGGCTGCGTTTCCGCCTCCAGCGGACCGCCTTCGTCTACATGCTCATCACGCTGATGCTGCCGATCCACGTAGTGATCGTTCCTCAGTACGTGCTCTGGGCGCAGGTGGGCCTGACCGACTCGTTCTGGCCGTTGATCGCACCGAAGTTCCTCGCGACGGACGCCTTCTTCATCTTCCTGATGATCCAGTTCATGCGAGGCCTACCCAGAGAACTGGATGAAGCCGCGCGGATCGATGGCGCCGGCCACTTCCGGATCTTCTTCCAGATCGTGCTCCCGCTGATGGTGCCGGCCCTCGCGACGACGGCGATCTTCACCTTCATCTGGGTGTGGAACGACTTCTTTTCCCAGCTCATCTTCCTCACCAGCCCCGACAACTACACAGTGCCGATCGCGCTTCGCGCCTTCGTGGACGCCCAGTCGTCGACATCCTTCGGCGCCATGTTCGCCATGAGCGTCGTGGCGATCGTGCCACTCGTGCTCATCTTCGCCTTCGGGCAGCGGTTCCTCATCAAGGGCATCGCCACCACCGGTCTGAAATGA